A DNA window from Candidatus Margulisiibacteriota bacterium contains the following coding sequences:
- a CDS encoding BrnA antitoxin family protein, whose protein sequence is MSIVRMTSEEIDRSLTPDQWKQFCAAARRAPNLLDPDAPDFSEQMEREIKRRGRPRKSVHKKTISIRLFEYDLAALRSSGKGWQTRVSDFIARGVKSGAL, encoded by the coding sequence ATGAGTATTGTGCGAATGACATCTGAAGAAATAGACCGGAGCTTGACGCCAGACCAGTGGAAACAATTTTGCGCCGCTGCGCGCCGCGCACCAAATCTGCTTGATCCGGACGCGCCGGATTTTTCGGAACAGATGGAGCGGGAGATCAAACGCAGAGGCCGCCCCAGAAAATCCGTGCACAAAAAAACTATCTCCATCAGGCTTTTTGAATATGATCTGGCCGCTCTGCGTTCCAGCGGCAAAGGCTGGCAGACGCGCGTCAGTGATTTTATTGCCCGGGGCGTAAAGAGCGGCGCGCTGTAA